A stretch of Nonomuraea africana DNA encodes these proteins:
- a CDS encoding helix-turn-helix transcriptional regulator translates to MSTNTVSPLFVGRADELALLEGALGRARDGAASTVLVGGEAGVGKTRLIREFAERAEGARVLVGGCLELGTDGLPFAPFTAVLRRLVRDLGRDAIAELLPGGSTRGLGRLLPEFGEPEGDGPEARARLFEQVLGLLERLAEQRETVLIVEDAHWADRSTRDLLSFLVRYQRSDLPLLIVVTYRADELHRTHPLRPLLAELGRVDWVTRLELRRLSRREVVEQATSILGGLPGRFDVDDVYSRSEGNPLFVEALLSGDGHDAVPESLRDLLLASVERLPEETQELLRVASAGGARIEHALLTAVAGLDEGSLSRALRPAVAGNVLVVDGEGYSFRHALIREAVHDDLLPGERTRLHTRFARTLEDNPLLLPATRAAIELAHHWHAAHDVRPALVSAWRAAAAARRATAFDEQLRMLSRVLELWDQVPDAAGLVETDHLEVLDTVILVAHLAGEFERAISLSRAALRLVDAERDPITTAGLLRRRGLAAYDLGRAGYVDDLRTAARLVPASPPSALRAKILEALARMLNTPDVWAEKEAHAEEALRIARQIGDAKTEAQSLITLTWSRGHRAVGDQDLSGYAEARTIAGGARAYTALMRAAISESDTLEGWGRHEAATEVARRGIAEAEEYGVSRTSGAFLAINLAEPLVSLGRWDEALEVIEHALDLAPPPPYRASLMGFSLDILLARGDLEGAEALFHESRGILAQGTYRDQTLLPNLRRELELRLAQGDDARALELIAAALRERNGHVNPRLASPRYGWPFLVSALHATTVTLPTRTSPSSVTAGAPGPAGEPATLEEVVRELRDVAAKLEIRGDLQRAQSLTFAALTAHDLATWDTATQAWEELGQPYARAQALLAAAEAALAPPGGREPEGQPSAVRESVAQRLSTARALAERLGAVPLLTEIDALARRARISLTGEALAEETRLGLTAREFEVLKLVTRGMSNREIAGELFISVKTVSVHVSNILGKLGASSRGEAAATAHRLHLFATP, encoded by the coding sequence GTGAGTACCAACACGGTGAGCCCCCTGTTCGTCGGCAGGGCCGACGAGCTCGCCCTCCTCGAAGGAGCCCTCGGCCGCGCGCGTGACGGCGCGGCCTCCACCGTCCTGGTCGGCGGCGAGGCGGGCGTGGGGAAGACCAGGCTGATCCGCGAGTTCGCCGAGCGGGCCGAAGGGGCCAGGGTGCTCGTCGGCGGTTGCCTGGAGCTCGGCACCGACGGCCTGCCGTTCGCGCCCTTCACCGCGGTGCTCCGCAGACTCGTGCGCGACCTCGGCCGCGACGCGATCGCCGAGCTGCTGCCCGGCGGCTCCACCCGCGGCCTCGGCCGCCTGCTGCCCGAGTTCGGCGAGCCCGAGGGTGACGGGCCCGAGGCCCGCGCCCGCCTGTTCGAGCAGGTCCTCGGGCTGCTCGAACGGCTGGCCGAGCAGCGCGAGACCGTCCTCATCGTGGAGGACGCCCACTGGGCCGACCGCTCCACCCGCGACCTGCTGTCCTTCCTGGTGCGCTACCAGCGCTCCGACCTGCCGCTGCTCATCGTCGTCACCTACCGGGCCGACGAGCTGCACCGCACCCACCCGCTCCGTCCGTTACTGGCCGAGCTGGGCAGGGTCGACTGGGTCACCCGTCTCGAGCTGCGCAGGCTGAGCCGCCGCGAGGTGGTCGAGCAGGCGACGAGCATCCTCGGCGGGCTGCCCGGCAGGTTCGACGTCGACGACGTCTACTCCCGCAGCGAGGGCAACCCGCTGTTCGTCGAGGCGCTGCTGTCCGGCGACGGGCACGACGCCGTCCCCGAGTCGCTGCGCGACCTGCTGCTGGCCAGCGTCGAGCGGCTGCCCGAGGAGACCCAGGAACTGCTGCGGGTGGCCAGCGCCGGCGGCGCCAGGATCGAGCACGCGCTGCTGACGGCCGTCGCGGGGCTCGATGAAGGGTCGCTGTCCAGGGCGCTGCGCCCCGCCGTGGCCGGAAACGTGCTGGTCGTCGACGGCGAGGGCTACTCCTTCCGCCACGCGCTGATCCGCGAGGCCGTCCACGACGACCTGCTGCCCGGCGAGCGCACCCGCCTGCACACCCGCTTCGCGCGGACACTCGAGGACAACCCGCTGCTGCTGCCCGCCACCAGGGCGGCGATCGAGCTGGCCCACCACTGGCACGCCGCCCACGACGTCAGGCCCGCGCTGGTCAGCGCCTGGCGGGCCGCGGCGGCCGCCAGGCGGGCCACCGCCTTCGACGAGCAGCTCAGGATGCTCAGCAGGGTGCTGGAGCTGTGGGACCAGGTGCCCGACGCCGCCGGGCTCGTCGAGACCGACCACCTCGAGGTGCTGGACACCGTCATCCTCGTGGCGCACCTCGCGGGCGAGTTCGAGCGGGCCATCTCCCTGTCGCGGGCCGCGCTGCGGCTGGTCGACGCCGAACGCGACCCCATCACCACCGCAGGGCTGCTGCGCAGGCGCGGCCTGGCCGCGTACGACCTCGGGCGCGCGGGCTATGTCGACGACCTGCGCACGGCGGCCCGCCTGGTGCCCGCCTCGCCGCCCAGCGCGCTGCGCGCCAAGATCCTGGAGGCCCTGGCGCGCATGCTGAACACGCCCGACGTCTGGGCGGAGAAGGAGGCGCACGCCGAGGAGGCGCTGCGCATCGCCCGCCAGATCGGCGACGCGAAGACCGAGGCGCAGTCGCTCATCACGCTGACCTGGTCGCGCGGTCATCGCGCGGTCGGCGACCAGGACCTCAGCGGCTACGCCGAGGCCAGAACGATCGCCGGTGGGGCGCGGGCCTACACCGCGCTGATGCGGGCGGCCATCTCCGAGTCCGACACGCTAGAGGGCTGGGGCCGCCACGAGGCGGCCACAGAGGTCGCCCGCAGGGGCATCGCCGAGGCCGAGGAGTACGGCGTGTCCCGCACCTCCGGCGCGTTCCTCGCCATCAACCTGGCCGAGCCGCTGGTGTCGCTCGGGCGGTGGGACGAAGCGCTCGAGGTCATCGAGCACGCCCTCGACCTGGCGCCGCCACCTCCCTACCGGGCCAGCCTGATGGGCTTCTCCCTCGACATCCTGCTGGCCCGCGGCGACCTCGAAGGGGCCGAGGCGCTCTTCCACGAGAGCCGCGGCATCCTGGCCCAGGGCACCTACCGCGATCAGACCCTGCTGCCCAACCTGCGCAGGGAGCTGGAGCTGCGGCTGGCCCAGGGAGACGACGCGCGGGCGCTGGAGCTGATCGCCGCGGCCCTGCGCGAACGGAACGGGCACGTCAACCCCCGCCTGGCCAGCCCCCGCTACGGCTGGCCCTTCCTGGTCTCCGCCCTCCACGCCACCACCGTGACCCTCCCCACCCGGACCAGCCCCTCTTCCGTTACGGCCGGCGCGCCCGGCCCCGCGGGCGAGCCCGCGACCCTCGAGGAGGTAGTGCGAGAACTCCGAGACGTCGCCGCCAAGCTCGAGATCAGAGGTGACCTCCAGCGGGCGCAGAGTCTCACCTTCGCCGCGCTGACGGCTCACGACCTGGCCACGTGGGACACCGCGACACAGGCGTGGGAAGAACTCGGCCAGCCGTACGCGCGGGCCCAGGCCCTCCTCGCCGCCGCCGAGGCCGCACTCGCACCGCCGGGCGGCAGGGAGCCGGAGGGCCAGCCGAGCGCCGTCCGCGAGTCGGTGGCACAACGCTTGTCCACGGCCCGCGCCCTGGCCGAGCGGCTCGGGGCCGTCCCCCTCCTGACCGAGATCGACGCACTGGCCCGTCGCGCCCGCATCTCGCTCACCGGGGAGGCGCTCGCCGAGGAGACCAGGCTGGGGCTCACCGCCCGCGAGTTCGAGGTGCTGAAGCTGGTCACCAGGGGGATGAGCAACAGGGAGATCGCAGGGGAGCTGTTCATCTCGGTCAAGACCGTCAGCGTCCACGTCTCGAACATCCTCGGCAAGCTGGGGGCCTCCTCGCGCGGAGAGGCCGCCGCGACCGCCCACCGCCTCCACCTCTTCGCCACCCCCTAA
- a CDS encoding NADAR family protein, with amino-acid sequence MLDHLPLPRTLDEAIAAEQAGQSLRYLYFWGHRPARDGGVGPGCLSQWWPIAFTEGGHVFASAEHYMMAHKAWLFGDDRSAVAILAARHPGEAKRLGRAVQGFDEEIWNAHRFEVVVRGSIAKFSQHADLRHFLLATGRRVLVEASPLDRIWGIGLTATDERAAAPSAWQGLNLLGFALMAARESLETRP; translated from the coding sequence GTGCTCGACCACCTTCCCCTGCCCCGCACCCTGGACGAGGCGATCGCCGCGGAACAGGCCGGCCAGTCCCTGCGCTACCTGTACTTCTGGGGCCACAGGCCCGCGAGAGACGGCGGCGTCGGCCCCGGATGCCTGTCCCAATGGTGGCCGATCGCCTTCACCGAAGGCGGGCACGTCTTCGCCTCGGCGGAGCACTACATGATGGCGCACAAGGCCTGGCTCTTCGGCGACGACCGGAGCGCCGTCGCGATCCTCGCGGCCCGCCATCCAGGAGAGGCCAAGCGGCTGGGCCGTGCCGTACAGGGCTTCGACGAGGAGATCTGGAACGCCCACCGCTTCGAGGTCGTGGTGCGCGGCTCCATCGCCAAGTTCAGCCAGCATGCCGACCTCAGGCACTTTCTCCTGGCCACCGGACGAAGGGTCCTGGTCGAGGCCAGCCCACTGGACCGGATCTGGGGCATCGGCCTGACCGCGACCGACGAGCGGGCGGCCGCGCCGTCCGCCTGGCAGGGCCTGAACCTCCTCGGCTTCGCCCTGATGGCCGCCCGAGAGTCCCTCGAGACGAGGCCATGA
- a CDS encoding carbohydrate kinase family protein, which produces MSAGLLVIGDVVTDVVALHGAPVSTGTDTAADIVLRPGGSGANTASWAAHLGADVRLLTRVGFDTGEWHTAELTKAGVRPHARVDPDHPTAVVIAMVDVTGERSMLTNRGAGGHISADDWSPDLLDGVRHLHLSGYTLFAEPGLQLARLAMAAASALGLTISVDPASTGFLRDFGVERFLAETAPAGLIIPNRDEALLLTGATSPQAAASALSLRYGTAVVKLGAEGAILARDGRVTAATEGREREVIDSTGAGDAFAAGFLTAMLEGAADLAALEAGCSAGADAVAIVGGRPRYGLGSNRLYPIHTD; this is translated from the coding sequence ATGAGCGCAGGGCTCCTGGTGATCGGCGACGTCGTCACGGACGTCGTCGCCCTCCACGGCGCGCCCGTGAGCACCGGCACCGACACCGCGGCCGACATCGTGCTGCGTCCGGGCGGCTCGGGGGCGAACACCGCCTCCTGGGCCGCCCACCTGGGCGCCGACGTCCGGCTGCTGACCAGGGTCGGCTTCGACACCGGCGAGTGGCACACCGCCGAGCTGACCAAGGCGGGTGTGCGGCCGCACGCCCGCGTCGACCCCGACCACCCCACCGCGGTGGTGATCGCGATGGTCGACGTCACCGGGGAGCGCTCCATGCTCACCAACCGGGGCGCCGGCGGCCACATCTCGGCCGACGACTGGTCTCCCGACCTGCTGGACGGCGTGCGCCACCTCCACCTGTCCGGCTACACGCTGTTCGCCGAGCCAGGGCTCCAGCTGGCCAGGCTGGCCATGGCCGCCGCCTCGGCGCTCGGCCTGACGATCAGCGTGGACCCCGCCTCGACCGGCTTCCTGCGCGACTTCGGCGTCGAACGCTTCCTCGCCGAGACCGCGCCCGCCGGCCTGATCATCCCGAACAGGGACGAGGCGCTCCTGCTGACCGGCGCCACCTCTCCGCAGGCCGCCGCCTCCGCCCTCAGCCTCAGGTACGGCACCGCGGTCGTGAAGCTCGGCGCCGAGGGCGCGATCCTCGCCAGGGACGGACGCGTAACCGCCGCCACCGAGGGCAGGGAGCGCGAGGTGATCGACTCCACCGGCGCGGGTGACGCGTTCGCCGCGGGTTTTCTCACCGCGATGCTCGAGGGGGCCGCTGACCTGGCCGCTCTCGAGGCCGGGTGCTCCGCGGGAGCGGACGCCGTGGCCATCGTCGGGGGTCGTCCACGGTACGGTTTGGGTTCCAATCGTCTTTACCCTATTCACACCGATTGA
- a CDS encoding pseudouridine-5'-phosphate glycosidase — protein MPSTTDPALRPSAEVAEALASGAPVVALESTIISHGLPQPRNLEVARELEDIVRKAGAVPATIAVLDGVARIGLDETELVRIATEPGLRKLGQRDLPVAAALGASGATTVSATSFLAARAGIRIFATGGLGGVHRGWTEEQDESADLDTLARTRITVVCAGVKSILDVPATLQRLETRGVTIAGLRTDTFPGFYLHSSGEPIDWRIESAEQAAAIMRGQDAFGGPETALIIANPVPVEEQLDPALHDRVLAEALAAAEREGVTGQAITPFLLSYLVRGTDGASLEANLAAVRGNVRVASDIAVAWAGR, from the coding sequence ATGCCCAGCACCACTGACCCCGCCCTCCGCCCTTCCGCCGAGGTCGCCGAGGCGCTCGCCTCAGGCGCTCCCGTCGTGGCCCTGGAGTCCACGATCATCTCCCACGGGCTGCCGCAGCCGAGGAACCTGGAGGTCGCCAGGGAGCTGGAGGACATCGTCCGCAAGGCGGGCGCGGTTCCCGCCACGATCGCCGTGCTGGACGGGGTCGCCAGGATCGGCCTCGACGAGACCGAGCTCGTGCGCATCGCCACCGAGCCGGGCCTGCGCAAGCTGGGCCAGCGGGACCTGCCCGTCGCCGCCGCCCTCGGGGCCAGCGGCGCCACCACCGTCTCGGCGACCTCGTTCCTCGCCGCCCGCGCGGGCATCCGGATCTTCGCCACCGGCGGCCTCGGCGGGGTGCACCGCGGCTGGACCGAGGAGCAGGACGAGTCCGCCGACCTCGACACGCTGGCCCGCACCCGCATCACCGTCGTCTGCGCGGGCGTGAAGTCGATCCTCGACGTGCCCGCCACGCTGCAGCGCCTCGAGACCCGCGGCGTCACGATCGCGGGGCTGCGCACCGACACCTTCCCCGGCTTCTACCTGCACAGCTCGGGCGAGCCGATCGACTGGCGGATCGAGTCGGCCGAGCAGGCCGCGGCCATCATGCGGGGTCAGGACGCCTTCGGCGGCCCCGAGACCGCGCTGATCATCGCCAACCCGGTGCCCGTCGAGGAGCAGCTCGATCCGGCCCTGCACGACCGCGTGCTGGCCGAGGCGCTGGCCGCCGCCGAGCGCGAGGGCGTCACCGGGCAGGCCATCACCCCGTTCCTGCTGTCGTACCTGGTGCGCGGCACCGACGGGGCCTCCCTCGAGGCCAACCTGGCCGCCGTCCGCGGCAACGTCCGCGTCGCCTCCGACATCGCGGTCGCGTGGGCCGGGAGATGA
- a CDS encoding YeiH family protein, which produces MTLTASAPPATGRLLPGLVLTAVAVGVALVVNRLVPALSPAVVAVTLGAILANTAGVGPSVAPGVRFVSRTVLRSAIVLLGLQIAVPDVLALGWQPIVIIALATGLTFTLTPLLGRRLGLSPGASLLVATGVSICGAAAVAGMHEATGGEGGVSDDDDVAGALSVVVLYGTALIVLLPLIASWLGLSARQLGVWTGASVHEVAQVAAIGAATGGAVLAVAVTVKLARVMLLAPVVALTMLWTGLSRRRSTPLVPLFVLGFLAMVAVRSTGLAPQAVTDVAPQVSGLLLAAALFGLGTGIDVRKLLRGGRALLLGALSTALIGTFSLALVAVLV; this is translated from the coding sequence ATGACCCTCACCGCCAGCGCTCCCCCCGCCACCGGCAGGCTGCTGCCCGGCCTCGTCCTCACCGCCGTCGCGGTGGGCGTCGCGCTGGTGGTGAACAGGCTGGTGCCCGCGCTCAGCCCCGCGGTCGTCGCCGTGACGCTGGGCGCGATCCTGGCCAACACCGCAGGCGTAGGCCCGTCGGTCGCGCCCGGGGTCAGGTTCGTCTCCCGCACGGTGCTGCGAAGCGCGATCGTCCTGCTCGGCCTGCAGATCGCGGTGCCCGACGTGCTGGCGCTCGGCTGGCAGCCCATCGTGATCATCGCGCTGGCCACCGGCCTGACCTTCACGCTCACCCCGTTGCTCGGCCGCCGCCTCGGCCTGTCCCCCGGCGCCTCGCTGCTGGTGGCCACGGGCGTGTCCATCTGCGGCGCGGCGGCCGTGGCGGGGATGCACGAGGCCACGGGCGGCGAGGGCGGCGTCAGCGACGACGACGACGTCGCCGGCGCGCTGAGCGTGGTCGTCCTGTACGGCACGGCGCTGATCGTGCTGCTCCCCCTCATCGCCTCCTGGCTGGGCCTGTCGGCGCGGCAGCTCGGCGTGTGGACGGGCGCCTCGGTGCACGAGGTCGCCCAGGTGGCGGCCATCGGCGCGGCCACGGGCGGGGCGGTCCTGGCGGTTGCGGTGACGGTGAAGCTGGCCAGGGTGATGCTGCTGGCCCCGGTCGTCGCGCTGACCATGCTGTGGACCGGCCTGTCCCGCCGGCGTTCGACCCCGCTGGTCCCGCTCTTCGTGCTCGGGTTCCTGGCGATGGTGGCCGTACGGAGCACGGGGCTGGCGCCGCAGGCGGTCACCGACGTGGCGCCCCAGGTGAGCGGCCTGCTGCTGGCGGCCGCGTTGTTCGGCCTCGGCACCGGCATCGACGTGCGCAAACTCCTCAGAGGCGGCAGGGCGCTGCTGCTCGGCGCGCTCTCCACCGCGCTGATCGGGACGTTCTCCCTCGCCCTCGTCGCAGTCCTGGTCTGA
- a CDS encoding LysR family transcriptional regulator: MSELPDLESLQLLVDVGELGSLGQAARAAGIAQPSASKRIARLERRLGVPLLERTPRGSALTAEGRMVAGWAAHVLAAARELMRGVEAVRQGEAAQLHVAASMTVAEYLVPRWLGELQAREPDIQVGLDVMNSTDVAARVLGEKVELGFVEGPTVPDGLASRVVATDRLVVVVGPAHPWARRRTVLRVAELAATPLVVREPGSGTRETLDLAFAGQHVASPRLELGSNAAVKGAAQAGAAPAVLSGHAVEAELATGRLVEVPLAGLNLVRSLRAVWRRGRTLTGPAATLLAIASRP; this comes from the coding sequence ATGAGTGAATTGCCCGACCTGGAGTCGCTGCAGCTCCTGGTCGACGTCGGCGAGCTGGGCAGCCTCGGCCAGGCGGCCAGGGCCGCGGGCATCGCGCAGCCCTCGGCGAGCAAGCGCATCGCCCGCCTGGAGCGCCGCCTCGGCGTGCCGCTCCTCGAGCGCACGCCGCGCGGCTCGGCGCTCACCGCCGAGGGCAGGATGGTCGCCGGCTGGGCGGCCCACGTGCTGGCCGCCGCGCGCGAGCTGATGCGCGGGGTCGAGGCCGTACGGCAGGGCGAGGCCGCGCAGCTGCACGTCGCGGCCAGCATGACGGTGGCGGAGTACCTGGTGCCGCGCTGGCTGGGCGAGTTGCAGGCCCGAGAGCCCGACATCCAGGTCGGCCTCGACGTCATGAACTCCACCGACGTCGCGGCCAGGGTGCTCGGCGAGAAGGTCGAGCTGGGGTTCGTGGAGGGGCCGACGGTGCCGGACGGCCTGGCCAGCAGGGTCGTGGCCACCGACAGGCTCGTGGTGGTGGTCGGTCCCGCGCATCCGTGGGCGCGCCGCCGTACGGTGCTGAGGGTGGCGGAGCTGGCGGCCACCCCGCTGGTGGTGCGGGAGCCCGGATCGGGCACCAGGGAGACGCTCGACCTGGCCTTCGCCGGGCAGCACGTGGCCAGCCCCCGCCTGGAGCTGGGGTCGAACGCGGCGGTGAAGGGCGCGGCGCAGGCGGGCGCCGCCCCCGCGGTGCTGAGCGGGCACGCGGTGGAGGCGGAGCTGGCGACCGGACGGCTGGTCGAGGTGCCGCTGGCCGGGCTCAACCTGGTGCGCAGCCTGCGCGCGGTCTGGCGGCGCGGCAGGACGCTGACCGGACCCGCCGCCACCTTGCTGGCGATCGCCTCCCGCCCTTGA
- a CDS encoding phytoene desaturase family protein, producing the protein MSYDVVIAGAGHNGLVAAAYLARAGRRVLVLERQDHVGGLAISTRAFPGVDARLSRYSYLVSLLPTKVVKDLRLRLELRGRRYASYTPVGDGGLLVDNADEERTRASFARVTGGESDYRAWREFYGMTARLAERVAPTLLEPLRPEWELRELVDDEVAWRDLFERPIGQTVDERFADDVVRGVVLTDALIGTFADPSADLLANRCFLYHVIGDGTGDWNVPVGGMGAVTQALESAAREAGAEIRTSAEIVGIDPSGEVTFRDAQGEHAVNGAHVLVNLPPAVLDRLMGRAPSTPEGAQLKINMVLSRLPRLKDASVDPREAFSGTFHINEGRDQLARAYEQAARGEVPELPPAEVYCHSLTDPSILGPGLEAETMTLFGLHMPARLFPKYRDEAVAATLRSINSVLAEPLEDCLLPAPDGTPCIEAKTPDDLEKEAGLPGGHIFHQDLSWPYGEAGRWGVETEHPRILLCGAGARRGGGVSGIPGHNAAMALLTGRS; encoded by the coding sequence ATGTCGTACGATGTCGTGATCGCAGGCGCGGGACACAACGGCCTGGTCGCAGCCGCCTACCTGGCGCGGGCGGGACGCAGGGTGCTCGTGCTGGAACGGCAGGACCACGTCGGTGGCCTGGCCATCTCCACCAGGGCCTTCCCCGGCGTGGACGCCCGCCTGTCGCGCTACTCCTATCTCGTCAGCCTGCTCCCGACGAAGGTCGTCAAGGACCTGCGGCTCCGTCTCGAGCTGCGCGGCCGGCGCTACGCCTCCTACACCCCCGTCGGGGACGGCGGCCTGCTGGTCGACAACGCCGACGAGGAGCGCACCAGGGCGTCGTTCGCGCGGGTCACCGGCGGCGAGTCCGACTACCGGGCCTGGCGGGAGTTCTACGGCATGACCGCGCGCCTGGCCGAGCGCGTCGCGCCGACGCTGCTCGAACCGCTGCGCCCCGAGTGGGAGCTGCGCGAGCTGGTCGACGACGAGGTAGCGTGGCGCGATCTGTTCGAGCGCCCGATCGGGCAGACGGTCGACGAGAGGTTCGCCGACGACGTCGTGCGCGGGGTGGTGCTGACCGACGCGCTGATCGGCACCTTCGCCGACCCCTCCGCGGACCTGCTGGCCAACAGGTGCTTCCTCTACCACGTGATCGGCGACGGCACCGGCGACTGGAACGTGCCCGTCGGCGGCATGGGCGCGGTCACGCAGGCGCTGGAGTCGGCCGCCAGGGAGGCGGGCGCCGAGATCAGGACGAGCGCCGAGATCGTGGGGATCGACCCCTCGGGTGAGGTGACCTTCCGCGACGCCCAGGGCGAGCACGCGGTGAACGGCGCCCACGTGCTGGTCAACCTGCCGCCGGCGGTGCTGGACCGGCTGATGGGGCGCGCCCCGTCGACCCCCGAGGGGGCGCAGCTCAAGATCAACATGGTGCTGAGCAGGCTGCCCAGGCTGAAGGACGCGAGCGTGGACCCGCGCGAGGCCTTCAGCGGCACCTTCCACATCAACGAGGGACGCGACCAGCTCGCCCGCGCCTACGAGCAGGCGGCCCGCGGCGAGGTGCCCGAGCTGCCGCCGGCCGAGGTCTACTGCCATTCGCTGACCGACCCGTCGATCCTGGGTCCGGGGCTGGAGGCCGAGACCATGACCCTGTTCGGCCTCCACATGCCCGCCCGACTTTTCCCGAAATATCGGGATGAAGCGGTGGCGGCGACGCTGCGGTCGATCAACTCCGTCCTCGCCGAGCCCCTGGAGGACTGCCTGCTGCCCGCCCCGGACGGCACGCCGTGCATCGAGGCCAAGACCCCCGACGACCTGGAGAAGGAGGCCGGTCTGCCCGGCGGGCACATCTTCCACCAGGACCTCAGCTGGCCGTACGGCGAGGCGGGCCGGTGGGGCGTCGAGACCGAGCACCCCCGGATCCTGCTGTGCGGAGCGGGCGCGCGACGCGGGGGAGGCGTCAGCGGCATTCCAGGACACAACGCCGCGATGGCCCTTCTGACCGGACGTTCATGA
- a CDS encoding response regulator transcription factor produces MSDGARLLVVDDEPALREALQSSLEFEGYQVVTVPDGQAALEELARESYDAVLLDVMMPRLDGLTACRRLRAGGDHVPVLMLTARDAVGDRVSGLDAGADDYLVKPFELDELLARVRALLRRGSLGGGGSERAALAFGDLRMEPATREVTRGARRLDLTRTEYLLLELLLAHPRQVLTREQILEEVWGFDFEPSSNSLDVYVMYLRRKLEAEGEPRLIHTVRGVGYVLRAAA; encoded by the coding sequence ATGAGTGATGGCGCACGGTTGCTGGTGGTCGACGACGAGCCCGCGCTGCGGGAGGCGCTGCAGTCGAGCCTCGAGTTCGAGGGCTACCAGGTCGTCACCGTCCCCGACGGCCAGGCCGCGCTCGAGGAGCTGGCGCGCGAGAGCTACGACGCCGTGCTCCTCGACGTCATGATGCCGCGCCTCGACGGGCTGACCGCCTGCCGCAGGCTGCGCGCGGGCGGCGACCACGTGCCCGTCCTCATGCTCACCGCCCGCGACGCGGTCGGCGACAGGGTCTCGGGCCTCGACGCGGGCGCCGACGACTACCTCGTCAAGCCGTTCGAGCTGGACGAGCTGCTGGCCAGGGTGCGGGCGCTGCTGCGGCGCGGCTCGCTCGGCGGCGGCGGTTCCGAGCGGGCCGCGCTCGCCTTCGGCGACCTGCGCATGGAGCCCGCCACCCGCGAGGTCACCAGGGGCGCGCGGCGGCTCGACCTGACGCGGACCGAGTACCTGCTCCTGGAGCTGCTGCTCGCCCATCCACGCCAGGTGCTGACGCGCGAGCAGATCCTCGAGGAGGTGTGGGGCTTCGACTTCGAGCCCTCCTCCAACTCGCTCGACGTCTACGTGATGTACCTGCGGCGCAAACTGGAGGCCGAGGGCGAGCCCCGGTTGATCCACACGGTTCGCGGGGTGGGATACGTCCTGCGGGCCGCCGCGTGA